The proteins below are encoded in one region of Flavobacteriales bacterium:
- the rpsB gene encoding 30S ribosomal protein S2 has translation MSRTNFKELLESGVHFGHLTRKWNPKMAPYIFMEKNGIHVIDLNKTITKLDHACAALKHLAKSGRKVMFVATKKQAKESVSSHAERVNMPYITERWSGGLLTNFATIRKAIKKMNSIDKMKADGTIDTLSKRERLQVSRTRDKLDKNLGSIASMNRIPAALFVVDIHREHIAIAEAKKLGIPTFAIVDTNSDPNQVDFCIPGNDDASRSIEKIVSLVTDAIQEGLSERNSEKEAAASAKAEAKQATAEEKKVETPAEEK, from the coding sequence ATGTCTAGAACAAATTTCAAAGAATTATTAGAATCAGGTGTACACTTTGGACACCTAACAAGAAAGTGGAATCCCAAAATGGCTCCTTATATTTTTATGGAGAAAAATGGTATTCACGTTATTGATCTTAACAAAACTATTACAAAATTAGATCACGCTTGTGCTGCACTTAAGCACTTAGCAAAGTCTGGTAGAAAAGTAATGTTTGTTGCAACAAAAAAACAAGCCAAAGAATCTGTATCATCTCATGCTGAAAGAGTGAATATGCCATACATTACAGAAAGATGGTCTGGTGGTTTACTTACCAATTTTGCTACTATCCGTAAGGCAATTAAAAAAATGAACTCTATCGACAAAATGAAAGCCGATGGAACAATTGATACACTTTCTAAAAGAGAACGTTTACAAGTGTCAAGAACACGTGATAAACTGGATAAAAACTTAGGTAGTATTGCTTCAATGAACAGAATACCTGCAGCATTATTTGTGGTAGATATTCACAGAGAACACATTGCTATAGCAGAAGCTAAGAAATTAGGGATACCTACTTTTGCAATTGTTGATACTAACTCTGATCCAAATCAAGTTGATTTCTGTATTCCTGGAAACGACGATGCTAGCCGTTCAATAGAAAAAATAGTTTCTCTTGTAACAGACGCTATTCAAGAAGGTCTTTCCGAAAGAAATTCAGAGAAAGAAGCTGCGGCCTCTGCTAAAGCTGAAGCTAAACAGGCTACTGCTGAAGAAAAGAAAGTAGAAACTCCTGCAGAAGAAAAATAA
- the rpsI gene encoding 30S ribosomal protein S9 has translation MDTIHTIGRRKSAVARIYMSKGKGNITVNNRESDKYFTTATLLYKLNQPFSLVDMEGKFDVKVNVSGGGITGQVEAIRLAISRALCQLDSENRPALKVEGLMTRDPRMVERKKPGQKKARKKFQFSKR, from the coding sequence ATGGATACAATACACACCATTGGAAGAAGAAAATCTGCCGTTGCTCGTATATACATGAGCAAAGGAAAAGGAAATATCACTGTAAATAATCGTGAGTCTGATAAGTATTTCACTACAGCTACTCTACTTTATAAATTAAACCAACCATTCAGCTTAGTTGACATGGAAGGCAAATTTGACGTTAAAGTAAATGTAAGCGGTGGTGGTATTACTGGTCAAGTAGAAGCAATACGATTGGCAATTTCTCGTGCATTATGTCAACTAGATTCTGAAAACCGTCCAGCTCTTAAAGTTGAAGGTTTGATGACTCGTGACCCTAGAATGGTTGAACGTAAAAAACCAGGACAGAAGAAAGCACGTAAGAAATTCCAGTTTAGTAAGCGTTAA
- the rplM gene encoding 50S ribosomal protein L13, producing the protein MDTLSYKTVSANKETANKQWVLVNAEDLVLGRLASQVAFMLRGKHKTNFTPHADCGDNVVVINADKIRLTGQKWTDREHFKHTGYPGGQKRISPKELFDRDQTSLVRQAIKGMLPKNKLGSALYSNLHVYAGTDHKHEAQQPKEVKIKL; encoded by the coding sequence GTGGATACACTAAGTTATAAAACGGTATCAGCAAACAAAGAGACTGCTAACAAGCAGTGGGTTTTGGTCAATGCTGAAGATTTGGTTTTAGGTCGTTTGGCTTCACAAGTAGCATTTATGCTAAGAGGAAAGCACAAAACCAATTTCACTCCTCACGCAGATTGTGGTGACAATGTAGTAGTTATCAATGCAGATAAGATTCGTTTGACAGGACAGAAATGGACTGATAGAGAGCACTTTAAGCACACAGGATATCCTGGTGGACAAAAAAGGATTTCTCCAAAAGAATTGTTTGATAGAGACCAAACATCATTAGTGCGCCAAGCTATAAAAGGTATGTTGCCGAAAAACAAATTAGGTAGCGCTCTCTATTCAAACTTACATGTGTATGCTGGCACTGACCACAAGCACGAAGCACAACAACCCAAAGAAGTAAAAATTAAACTATAA
- the kbl gene encoding glycine C-acetyltransferase → MYGKLKNQLIEELKSIKDSGLYKNERTIVTPQGADIRVSSGDEVVNFCANNYLGLSSHPRVIQAAKDALDTHGFGLSSVRFICGTQDIHKTLEQKIAEFLGTEDTILYAAAFDANGGVFEPLFGKEDAIISDALNHASIIDGVRLCKAARYRYNNNDMADLEQKLIESQAQRNRIIVTDGVFSMDGYIAQLDKICDLAEKYDALVMVDECHSTGFVGKTGRGTHEYHNVMGRVDIITGTLGKALGGAMGGFTSGRKEIIDMLRQRSRPYLFSNSLAPSIVGSAIEVLDILSSSTDLRDKLESNTSYFRSKMTDAGFDIKEGVHPIVPVMLYDAKTSQIMADKLLEEGIYVIGFFFPVVPKDQARIRVQVSAAHTKEHLDKAIAAFTKVGREMKIIN, encoded by the coding sequence ATGTACGGTAAATTAAAAAATCAATTAATAGAAGAACTGAAATCAATTAAAGATTCAGGGCTATATAAAAATGAAAGGACAATTGTTACTCCTCAAGGGGCTGATATCCGTGTCTCTTCAGGTGATGAGGTTGTCAATTTTTGTGCAAATAATTATTTGGGGTTATCTTCACATCCTCGAGTAATTCAAGCCGCTAAAGATGCTTTAGATACACATGGTTTTGGATTATCTTCAGTAAGATTTATCTGTGGAACCCAAGACATCCATAAAACATTAGAACAAAAAATAGCTGAATTTTTAGGAACAGAAGACACCATCTTATATGCTGCTGCATTTGATGCCAATGGTGGTGTTTTTGAACCACTGTTTGGTAAAGAAGATGCTATTATTTCTGACGCATTGAATCATGCTTCCATAATTGATGGTGTCCGATTGTGTAAGGCTGCTCGTTACAGATATAACAACAACGATATGGCTGATTTGGAACAGAAATTGATAGAGTCTCAAGCCCAGCGCAACAGAATTATTGTAACAGATGGTGTTTTTTCAATGGATGGTTATATCGCTCAGCTAGATAAAATATGTGATTTGGCTGAAAAGTATGATGCTTTAGTTATGGTTGATGAATGTCATTCAACAGGTTTTGTTGGAAAAACAGGACGAGGAACTCATGAGTATCACAATGTAATGGGCAGAGTTGATATTATCACCGGTACTTTAGGTAAGGCTTTGGGTGGTGCAATGGGAGGGTTTACTTCAGGTAGGAAAGAAATAATAGATATGTTAAGACAACGTTCTAGACCCTATCTTTTTTCTAATTCTTTAGCACCATCTATTGTTGGTTCTGCCATCGAAGTGTTGGATATCTTATCTTCCTCAACTGATTTGAGAGATAAGTTAGAAAGCAATACTTCTTACTTTAGAAGTAAAATGACTGACGCTGGATTTGATATTAAGGAAGGCGTTCACCCCATAGTTCCCGTTATGCTTTATGATGCAAAAACTTCGCAAATCATGGCTGACAAACTACTAGAAGAGGGGATTTATGTGATTGGATTCTTTTTCCCTGTTGTGCCTAAAGATCAGGCTAGGATTAGAGTTCAAGTTTCAGCGGCACATACCAAGGAGCACCTAGATAAAGCCATAGCTGCATTTACTAAGGTTGGTCGTGAAATGAAAATTATCAACTAA
- the gdhA gene encoding NADP-specific glutamate dehydrogenase translates to MSVKHQDKIDAFMQNVLAKDGHEPVFIQAVQEVAEAIIPFMEDNPKYKFSNLLERIVEPERTIIFRVPWVDDSGNTHVNRGFRVEFNSAIGPYKGGLRFHPSVNLGILKFLGFEQVFKNSLTTLPMGGGKGGSDFDPKGKSDNEVMRFCQSFMTELSRHIGPNTDVPAGDIGVGGREIGYLFGQYKRIRNEFTGVLTGKGINWGGSLIRPEATGYGTVYFAQNMLATKNQDFKNKVVAISGSGNVAQYACEKATQLGAKVVTLSDSSGYIYDEDGIDAEKLAFVIDLKNVKRGRIKEYAEKFNCEFFEGQRPWSVNCDIALPCATQNELNGEEAKTLIANGCICISEGANMPSTPEAIEAFQAAKILFAPGKASNAGGVATSGLEMSQNSLRMNWTREEVDEKLKRIMKDIHTSCVRYGTDGDFVDYVKGANIAGFVKVADAMLDQGVV, encoded by the coding sequence ATGTCTGTAAAACACCAAGATAAAATAGATGCATTCATGCAGAATGTATTAGCTAAGGATGGTCATGAGCCCGTTTTTATTCAAGCAGTGCAAGAAGTAGCTGAAGCTATAATTCCATTTATGGAAGACAATCCTAAGTACAAATTTTCAAATCTATTGGAGCGTATTGTAGAGCCTGAAAGGACTATTATTTTTAGAGTTCCATGGGTTGATGATAGTGGAAATACTCATGTGAATAGAGGTTTTAGAGTCGAATTTAATTCAGCAATAGGACCTTATAAAGGAGGATTGAGATTTCATCCTTCTGTTAATTTGGGAATCCTTAAGTTTTTAGGCTTCGAGCAAGTGTTTAAAAATTCACTTACAACACTTCCTATGGGAGGAGGAAAAGGAGGTTCAGATTTTGACCCTAAAGGAAAATCAGACAACGAGGTTATGCGTTTTTGTCAATCCTTTATGACTGAATTGAGCCGTCATATTGGACCTAACACGGATGTTCCTGCGGGTGATATTGGCGTTGGTGGTAGAGAGATTGGCTATTTATTTGGTCAATACAAGCGCATACGAAATGAGTTTACTGGCGTTCTCACGGGCAAAGGTATTAATTGGGGAGGTTCACTAATTAGACCTGAAGCTACAGGATATGGAACGGTATATTTTGCTCAAAATATGTTAGCTACTAAAAACCAAGATTTTAAAAATAAGGTAGTTGCTATCTCTGGCTCTGGTAATGTAGCCCAGTATGCTTGTGAAAAAGCTACACAGCTAGGCGCTAAAGTTGTTACGCTTTCAGACTCTTCAGGATATATCTACGATGAAGATGGTATAGATGCCGAAAAATTAGCCTTTGTCATTGATTTAAAAAATGTCAAAAGAGGTAGAATTAAAGAATATGCTGAAAAATTTAATTGTGAATTTTTTGAAGGTCAACGACCTTGGTCCGTCAATTGTGATATTGCGCTACCGTGTGCCACGCAAAACGAATTGAACGGTGAGGAAGCAAAAACACTTATAGCTAATGGCTGTATCTGTATTTCTGAAGGAGCAAATATGCCATCTACACCAGAGGCTATTGAAGCCTTCCAGGCCGCAAAAATATTATTTGCACCGGGCAAAGCCTCTAATGCAGGAGGTGTAGCAACATCAGGTTTAGAAATGTCACAAAACTCTCTAAGAATGAATTGGACTAGAGAAGAAGTTGATGAAAAGCTCAAGCGAATTATGAAAGATATTCATACCTCATGCGTAAGATATGGCACTGACGGCGATTTCGTTGACTATGTTAAGGGAGCGAATATTGCTGGTTTCGTCAAGGTGGCAGACGCTATGTTAGACCAAGGCGTGGTATAA
- a CDS encoding T9SS type A sorting domain-containing protein, translated as MGLKSYNHANFHLYSNPAKDLIHIKFDVAENQSKLQLIDVSGKIIWKKELNSNELETLQLSTINFARGIYFLQYQTESNMNNIKKVILY; from the coding sequence GTGGGCTTAAAGTCATATAATCACGCAAACTTCCATCTGTATTCCAATCCTGCTAAAGATTTAATACATATAAAGTTTGACGTAGCTGAAAATCAATCTAAACTTCAGTTGATCGATGTTTCTGGCAAAATAATATGGAAGAAAGAATTAAACTCAAATGAGCTTGAAACTCTTCAATTATCGACAATTAATTTTGCTCGAGGTATTTATTTTTTACAATATCAGACAGAATCAAACATGAATAATATCAAAAAAGTCATCCTATATTAA
- a CDS encoding DNA-processing protein DprA, which produces MSQELVFQLGLSLIKGVGPVTAKKLIAYCGGPEAVFKEKISNLKKIPTIGSALANEIQNPTVLKRAQEEINYIDKHKIEVLSFWDSHYPYQLKQCVDAPILLFSKGKIEWNDKPIISVVGTRKASANGGLKVI; this is translated from the coding sequence ATGTCACAAGAGCTTGTTTTTCAATTAGGGCTTTCACTTATTAAAGGTGTTGGTCCAGTAACCGCCAAAAAGTTAATTGCTTATTGTGGCGGTCCAGAAGCCGTATTTAAGGAGAAGATTTCTAATCTAAAAAAGATTCCAACTATTGGGAGTGCCTTAGCTAATGAAATACAAAACCCCACTGTTCTGAAAAGAGCTCAAGAAGAAATTAATTACATAGACAAACATAAAATAGAAGTATTGTCATTTTGGGATTCACATTACCCATATCAATTAAAACAATGTGTTGATGCACCTATTTTGTTGTTTAGTAAAGGAAAAATAGAGTGGAACGATAAACCCATCATTAGTGTTGTAGGCACTCGCAAGGCCAGTGCAAACGGTGGGCTTAAAGTCATATAA
- a CDS encoding TonB-dependent receptor translates to MKRFCRYILVVLIFAFSNVYGQEITGIVLDNSSKEPLIGVNIILNENGVASSDVNGNFMIKTSEGIHKLTFKFIGYKDQVINLNLSTGENKEVVVEMSEDAKLIETVVVSAGKFEQRIEETTVSIEVIKSQLIANKNTTNIQTAIDQVPGVNITDGQANIRGGSGWSYGAGTRVQVLVDDMPLISGDAGQAQWSLISTENINQVEIIKGASSALYGSSALNGVINIRTAYPTDKPETKINLHYGYYDDAKRQSLNWWGERNQKIYGMDFLHKQKIGNFDLVFGGFLLEDEGYRYKEITSRQRVNFNTRYRNQKIEGLSYGVNANFLFNKTASALIWESYESAYIALDSSVTKTSGDVHNIDPYITYVNPRNGDKHNIRTRYMKVINDNETKNDPDGQDNKSTTYYTEYQYQKHIEPIGLNWTTGLMNEYVDAVAELFNGTNYRLNNAIFTQLDKKLGSKINLSFGARYEQFKLQTSEYYEMTNGDTINSFKAAKPVFRAGINYQLAEGTFLRSSWGQGYRFPSIAELFIETEVTSGIYVYQNPQLKPESGWSSELALKQGFKLGNWGGYLDIAGFIMEYENMMEFSFGQWEQTTSNSLGLGFKSINIGDTRISGLELSLSAGGKIGKNELFLLAGYTYIDAIPLNPEIPYGEDANGNELNYYNTSSLDSNTLFLKYRHKHVAKLDAEYKMGKWSFGSSLRYNSFMLNVDNIFVSSFFETIVPGIPQSRENLSDGDFIVDSRIICQLSDAASVSLIINNLFNREYQTRPSNMMAPRTISLKFGVAL, encoded by the coding sequence ATGAAACGTTTTTGCCGTTATATTCTAGTGGTTTTAATATTTGCATTTTCGAATGTTTATGGCCAAGAAATAACTGGAATCGTTTTAGACAATTCAAGTAAAGAACCTCTAATCGGAGTTAATATCATTCTTAATGAAAATGGCGTTGCTTCTTCTGATGTAAATGGTAATTTTATGATTAAAACATCTGAAGGTATTCATAAGTTAACATTTAAGTTTATAGGTTATAAAGATCAAGTTATAAACCTAAATCTTTCTACTGGCGAAAATAAAGAAGTGGTGGTAGAGATGAGTGAAGATGCTAAACTAATCGAAACTGTTGTTGTTTCAGCAGGAAAGTTTGAACAACGTATAGAAGAAACAACCGTTTCCATAGAAGTTATTAAGTCGCAACTGATTGCAAACAAAAACACCACTAATATTCAAACTGCTATAGATCAAGTACCTGGTGTTAATATTACTGATGGTCAGGCTAATATACGTGGTGGTAGTGGCTGGAGCTATGGCGCAGGAACCCGAGTACAAGTATTGGTCGATGATATGCCTCTTATCTCTGGCGATGCAGGACAGGCGCAATGGAGTTTAATATCTACTGAAAATATTAATCAAGTAGAAATTATTAAAGGAGCATCATCTGCATTATATGGCTCTTCAGCTCTTAATGGGGTTATCAACATCAGGACAGCATATCCAACGGATAAACCAGAAACAAAAATAAACTTACATTATGGCTATTATGATGATGCTAAACGGCAAAGTTTAAACTGGTGGGGTGAAAGAAATCAGAAGATCTATGGTATGGATTTTCTTCACAAACAAAAAATAGGAAACTTTGATTTGGTATTTGGCGGTTTTCTTCTTGAAGATGAGGGTTATAGGTATAAAGAAATAACTTCAAGACAAAGAGTAAATTTTAATACCCGATACAGAAACCAAAAGATAGAGGGCTTATCCTACGGAGTAAATGCTAATTTTTTATTTAACAAAACAGCTTCTGCCTTAATATGGGAAAGCTATGAGTCCGCTTATATAGCTTTAGATAGTTCTGTTACTAAAACAAGTGGCGATGTGCATAATATTGACCCCTACATTACTTATGTGAATCCTAGAAATGGAGATAAACATAATATCCGAACAAGGTACATGAAAGTTATTAATGATAACGAAACTAAAAATGACCCTGACGGACAAGACAATAAATCCACCACTTATTACACCGAATATCAATATCAAAAACACATTGAGCCTATAGGCTTAAATTGGACAACAGGACTAATGAATGAGTATGTAGATGCTGTTGCAGAGTTATTCAATGGCACCAATTACAGACTCAACAATGCCATCTTCACTCAGTTGGATAAAAAGTTAGGTTCAAAAATCAATTTATCATTTGGTGCTAGGTACGAGCAGTTCAAGCTACAGACAAGTGAATATTATGAAATGACAAATGGAGACACCATAAACTCATTCAAGGCGGCAAAGCCTGTTTTCAGAGCAGGTATCAATTATCAATTGGCAGAAGGCACTTTTTTAAGATCATCATGGGGGCAAGGATACCGCTTCCCGAGTATTGCTGAATTGTTTATAGAAACAGAAGTAACTAGCGGTATTTATGTTTATCAAAATCCACAGCTAAAACCTGAATCTGGTTGGAGCTCAGAATTAGCTTTAAAACAAGGATTTAAGCTGGGTAATTGGGGTGGCTATTTGGATATTGCAGGCTTCATAATGGAATACGAAAATATGATGGAGTTTAGCTTTGGTCAGTGGGAACAAACAACTAGTAACAGCTTGGGTTTAGGTTTCAAATCCATAAATATTGGTGACACCAGAATTTCAGGTCTTGAACTCTCTTTAAGTGCAGGAGGTAAAATAGGTAAAAATGAACTTTTCCTACTAGCAGGATATACCTATATTGATGCCATTCCTTTAAATCCTGAAATTCCATATGGTGAAGATGCTAATGGCAACGAACTCAATTATTATAATACGAGTTCATTAGATTCCAATACCTTATTTTTAAAGTATCGTCACAAACATGTAGCTAAGTTAGATGCTGAATACAAAATGGGCAAATGGTCGTTTGGCTCTAGTTTAAGATACAATAGTTTTATGCTCAATGTGGACAATATATTTGTTTCTTCCTTCTTTGAAACTATAGTGCCAGGCATTCCGCAATCTAGAGAAAATTTATCCGATGGCGATTTTATCGTTGATAGTAGAATTATCTGCCAATTGAGCGATGCCGCATCAGTATCACTAATTATAAACAACCTATTCAATAGAGAATATCAAACGCGCCCCTCAAATATGATGGCACCGAGAACCATATCTCTCAAATTTGGAGTTGCTTTATGA
- the kdsB gene encoding 3-deoxy-manno-octulosonate cytidylyltransferase, protein MTIIGIIPARYNSTRLPGKPLADILGKSMIRRVYERAQLSKLDKIVVATDDQRIVDEVKSFGGEAIMTSSQHISGTDRCLEVLLSLTEKYDAVVNIQGDEPFIEPKQINQLIDAFTNQNIEIATLAKSIENEEILVNTSKPKVNFDANGVAISFDRLINSPFQKGAFFKHIGIYAYRSDILEKVCKLKPSSLEIEHKLEQWRWLENGYKLSVLETPFESHSVDTPADLKKIIERFGDSC, encoded by the coding sequence ATGACAATAATAGGAATCATACCAGCTCGATATAATTCGACACGTTTGCCGGGCAAACCACTAGCAGATATTCTAGGAAAAAGTATGATACGCCGAGTTTATGAAAGAGCCCAACTGTCCAAGTTAGATAAAATAGTAGTTGCCACTGACGACCAACGTATTGTTGATGAAGTCAAGTCTTTTGGTGGCGAGGCAATAATGACCTCAAGCCAACATATTAGTGGCACAGATAGGTGCTTAGAAGTACTATTATCGCTGACTGAAAAATACGACGCAGTGGTTAATATTCAAGGCGATGAGCCCTTCATTGAACCCAAGCAAATTAATCAACTAATTGATGCTTTTACCAACCAAAACATTGAGATAGCAACTCTAGCTAAAAGCATTGAAAATGAAGAAATATTAGTCAACACGAGCAAACCAAAAGTAAATTTTGATGCTAATGGTGTTGCTATTTCCTTTGATAGGCTTATAAATTCCCCTTTTCAGAAAGGTGCCTTTTTTAAACATATTGGCATTTATGCTTACCGATCTGATATTTTAGAAAAGGTATGTAAGCTAAAGCCGTCTTCTCTAGAAATTGAACACAAACTAGAACAGTGGAGGTGGTTAGAAAATGGTTATAAGCTATCGGTTTTAGAAACTCCATTTGAATCCCATTCTGTGGATACTCCAGCAGATTTGAAAAAAATTATTGAAAGATTTGGGGACAGTTGCTGA
- a CDS encoding SPOR domain-containing protein, translating to MKIKINKHISFLLCEHNCVVIPDFGGFVANYESARIDSQSHLMYAPKKTIVFNKSLQNNDGLLVNEIASCEGLTFKQAKKELDKYVIDLKESLQLYKKVFIDEVGTLLHTSEDKILFVQSNSRNHLLDSFGLTTLQYPAIERTSVQERFEEKIKHIDKKHLPSNKKPWLKAAAVLLPLLMVSALGISNKEKIQTTYANLSPFSSSSTEVVETVKTYSIASFDIESPTNEIEEAVISFYQAKENIASPVSIELDKHFIIAGAFSSEKNAQKMIDRLKGANFGNSKIVNQSSSGLYRVCYDGFVNSSDALIALRKIKRTNSSAWLLSLN from the coding sequence ATGAAGATAAAAATTAACAAGCACATTTCATTCCTTTTGTGTGAGCACAATTGTGTAGTCATTCCAGACTTTGGTGGCTTTGTTGCCAACTATGAGTCGGCACGTATTGACAGCCAATCACACCTTATGTACGCTCCCAAAAAGACCATTGTTTTTAATAAAAGTTTACAAAACAATGACGGACTACTGGTGAATGAAATAGCTTCTTGTGAAGGCTTGACTTTCAAACAAGCTAAAAAAGAATTGGATAAGTATGTAATCGATTTGAAGGAGTCTTTACAGCTTTATAAAAAAGTTTTCATCGATGAAGTAGGTACTTTATTGCATACTTCTGAAGACAAAATATTGTTTGTTCAGTCTAACTCACGCAATCATTTGTTAGATAGTTTTGGACTAACGACATTACAATACCCTGCTATTGAACGTACATCTGTTCAAGAACGATTTGAAGAAAAAATCAAGCACATTGACAAGAAACATTTACCAAGCAACAAAAAGCCTTGGTTGAAAGCAGCGGCAGTTCTTCTCCCTCTTTTAATGGTTAGTGCATTGGGTATTTCCAATAAAGAAAAGATACAAACAACTTACGCTAATCTTTCTCCTTTTTCTTCATCATCTACAGAAGTTGTAGAGACGGTCAAGACGTATAGCATAGCTTCTTTTGATATTGAAAGCCCTACTAATGAAATTGAAGAGGCTGTGATATCATTCTATCAAGCAAAGGAGAATATCGCTAGTCCTGTATCGATTGAGTTGGACAAGCATTTTATTATTGCAGGTGCATTTTCGTCAGAGAAAAACGCTCAGAAAATGATAGATAGATTGAAGGGTGCAAACTTTGGCAATTCTAAAATCGTCAATCAAAGTAGTTCAGGGCTTTACAGAGTATGCTACGATGGTTTTGTAAATTCTTCTGACGCTCTAATTGCACTTCGAAAAATTAAAAGAACCAATTCTTCAGCTTGGCTTTTATCACTAAATTAA
- a CDS encoding acyl-CoA thioesterase, with amino-acid sequence MSSKTPLQSLATLTEMVLPNDTNNLDNLMGGRLLHWMDIAAAISAHRHCGRIVVTASVNNVSFEKPIPRGSIVTLEAKVSRAFKSSMEVFVDVWMENQATKGRQKCNEAIYTFVAVDQLGNPISVPSISAESDLEKERFEGALRRRQLSLILAGRLKPEDATELKALFT; translated from the coding sequence ATGTCATCCAAAACACCTTTACAAAGTTTAGCCACTCTTACCGAGATGGTACTTCCTAACGATACCAACAATTTAGATAACCTAATGGGTGGTCGTCTTTTGCATTGGATGGATATTGCAGCCGCTATTTCTGCACACCGTCATTGTGGGCGAATTGTAGTTACTGCATCGGTAAATAATGTATCTTTTGAAAAGCCTATCCCAAGGGGTAGCATTGTCACTTTAGAAGCTAAAGTATCGAGAGCATTCAAGTCGTCTATGGAGGTATTTGTAGATGTATGGATGGAAAATCAAGCCACCAAAGGGCGACAAAAATGTAACGAAGCTATCTATACTTTTGTAGCCGTTGACCAATTGGGTAATCCTATTTCTGTACCTTCTATTAGTGCTGAGTCTGATTTAGAAAAAGAGCGTTTTGAAGGAGCCTTACGCAGACGCCAATTGAGTTTAATTCTTGCAGGTAGGTTGAAGCCTGAGGATGCCACAGAGCTAAAAGCACTGTTTACTTAA
- a CDS encoding glycosyltransferase family 9 protein — protein MKILVIRLSSIGDIVLTSPVVRILKTQLNAEVHFLTKTNFSSWLSHNPYIDTIHHYEEGNEPLKKEKFDLIIDLHHNLRTLKVKRALNVPSTSVNKLNIKKFLLTTFKWNIMPPIHMVDRNVATIEHLGVKNDMQGLDFFLPESEILPEEFQLKQPFVAVVIGGQHATKILPTYKLIELCHQLNRPFVLVGGPEDKDRGEEIILATSQGLNACGKLSLTQSALLVKGADFVVSHDTGMMHISAALKKKIYSVWGNTAPAFGMVPYLPDPESVMVENKELGCRPCSKIGYAKCPRGHFKCMTEIDFSPIK, from the coding sequence ATGAAAATATTAGTTATTCGCTTGAGTTCTATCGGCGATATTGTGCTGACTTCGCCAGTAGTAAGAATATTAAAAACACAACTCAATGCTGAGGTTCACTTTCTGACCAAAACGAATTTTTCTTCTTGGCTATCGCACAACCCTTATATTGATACTATCCATCATTATGAAGAAGGCAACGAGCCGTTGAAAAAAGAAAAATTTGACCTCATAATAGATTTACACCACAACCTGCGTACTCTGAAAGTGAAACGGGCTTTGAATGTGCCTTCTACAAGTGTCAATAAATTGAATATTAAAAAGTTTTTGCTAACGACTTTTAAATGGAACATTATGCCACCTATTCATATGGTGGATAGAAATGTGGCGACCATAGAGCATTTGGGGGTAAAAAACGATATGCAAGGACTAGACTTTTTTCTTCCAGAGTCAGAAATCTTGCCAGAAGAGTTCCAATTGAAACAGCCATTTGTGGCTGTCGTAATTGGTGGGCAACACGCCACAAAAATATTACCGACCTATAAACTTATTGAATTGTGTCATCAGCTCAATCGTCCTTTTGTTTTGGTGGGCGGTCCTGAAGATAAAGATAGAGGAGAAGAAATAATACTAGCGACTTCTCAAGGTTTAAACGCTTGTGGCAAACTGTCTTTAACCCAATCGGCTTTATTGGTCAAAGGGGCGGACTTTGTAGTTTCTCACGATACGGGCATGATGCATATTTCTGCAGCCCTTAAAAAGAAAATATATTCGGTGTGGGGTAATACCGCACCAGCTTTTGGCATGGTGCCTTATCTTCCTGATCCTGAATCGGTAATGGTGGAGAATAAAGAATTAGGATGTCGTCCTTGTTCCAAGATAGGCTATGCCAAATGCCCACGTGGACATTTCAAGTGTATGACAGAAATAGATTTCAGTCCTATTAAGTAA